From a single Paraburkholderia youngii genomic region:
- a CDS encoding thiamine pyrophosphate-dependent dehydrogenase E1 component subunit alpha: MSVSTQLSKEKLLEAYRMMRTIREFEERLHVEFATGEIPGFVHLYAGEEASAVGTMMHLNDADYVATTHRGHGHCIAKGVDVRGMMAEIYGRSTGVCRGKGGSMHIADLSKGMLGANGIVGAGGPLVCGAALAAKLKKTGGVGVCFFGDGASNQGVIFESMNLASVWRLPAIFVAENNGYAEATSSTWSVAADNIADRASGFGMPGVIVDGFDFFAVHEALGAAIERARGGGGPTLVEMKLSRYFGHFEGDAQTYRAPGEVQKLRDEKDCLKRFEERVVRAEMLSADELRGIDATVKQLIDGAVTEAKAAPLPTAADLLTDVYVSYP; encoded by the coding sequence ATGTCTGTTTCGACGCAGTTGAGCAAGGAAAAGCTGCTGGAAGCGTACCGGATGATGCGCACGATCCGCGAGTTCGAGGAGCGTCTGCACGTCGAATTCGCGACCGGCGAGATACCCGGCTTCGTGCATCTGTATGCCGGCGAGGAGGCGTCGGCGGTCGGCACGATGATGCATCTTAACGATGCGGACTATGTCGCGACCACGCACCGTGGTCATGGCCACTGCATCGCGAAGGGTGTGGACGTGCGCGGCATGATGGCCGAAATCTACGGCCGCAGCACCGGCGTGTGCCGTGGCAAAGGCGGCTCGATGCATATCGCCGATCTGTCGAAAGGGATGCTCGGCGCCAATGGGATCGTCGGCGCGGGCGGTCCGCTCGTGTGCGGCGCCGCACTCGCCGCGAAGCTAAAGAAGACCGGCGGCGTCGGCGTGTGCTTCTTCGGCGACGGGGCGTCGAACCAGGGCGTGATCTTCGAATCGATGAATCTCGCTTCCGTCTGGCGCCTGCCGGCGATTTTCGTTGCGGAGAACAACGGCTATGCGGAGGCGACCTCGTCGACATGGTCGGTCGCGGCCGACAACATCGCCGACCGCGCGAGCGGCTTTGGCATGCCCGGCGTGATCGTCGACGGCTTCGATTTCTTCGCGGTGCACGAGGCGCTGGGCGCCGCGATCGAGCGGGCGCGCGGCGGCGGTGGCCCGACGCTCGTCGAAATGAAGTTGTCGCGCTATTTCGGGCACTTCGAAGGCGATGCGCAAACGTATCGCGCGCCCGGCGAAGTGCAGAAGCTGCGCGACGAAAAAGACTGCCTGAAGCGCTTCGAGGAGCGCGTGGTGCGGGCCGAAATGCTCAGCGCCGACGAACTGCGCGGCATCGATGCGACGGTGAAGCAGTTGATCGACGGCGCAGTGACGGAAGCGAAGGCCGCGCCTCTGCCGACGGCTGCCGACCTG